CAGCAAGGTATCTACATGCTCCAAGTAGAGCGGGACGGTGGTTTCGGCCAGCAACGCATCCTGGTCCAGTGAAACAAAGGATATCATCATAGGACTACGAGAAACATACCTCTTTCTGAGCCTCTGTGCGATGCTGTTCTTCAGCCTCCGTGCAGAGGCTCAGTGCATCCTGACCATTACCGATGAACAAGGAGAAGCTCTTCCTGGTGTTTCTGTCATTTGGGAAGACGGAGAGGCTGTGCGCGGAGTCAGCAGCAACGAATGGGGTCAGGTAGAGATTCCTGAGTCTTGGTATGCGACTTCCAGCCTGATCGAGATAGAGGTGCAACAGATCGGGTCCATTTCACTACATGATTCTATCCAGTGTCCTAGCAGGAGATTCTTCGTTCTGAAAAAAGACCCTATGTATCTGAATGAAGTGGTGATCACCGGACAGTATGGTGTTTCCGATCAGCGGAGTGCAGTCCATCGCGTAGAGGTGATCGATGAGGAAGAACTCGATCGCATCTCCACCAGCGATATCTCTGACATCCTCCAGCACAGCGGAGAGCTCCAGATCAGACGCAATGGGGTCATCGGCACAGGGATCAATATCCAAGGGCTAGGCGATCGGAACGTGAAAGTGACCATCAATGAGGTGCCTGTAGTAGGTCGGGTGGATGGCAAACTCGATCTGGATCAATTGGATGTGCAGGACATCGAACGCATAGAGATCGTCAAAGGACCTATGGCTGTCAGTTATGGGACCGATGCTATAGCTGGAGTCATCAATATCATTACCAAGAAAGCGGTCGAGCAGCAGGACCGTTTGCAATTGAGAGGATACTACAGCAGCGAAGGTCAGTACGATGCCTTTGCCGACTGGTCAAGCGATGCGGGCAAGTACGACTATCGATTGAAGCTCGGACGTAGATACTTCGATGGATGGAGTCCCAGCGATCCCTTCTTCCGCAATCAAGAACCGGTGGCCGATGACCGTAGGAATTCGTTATGGAATCCCAAGGAGCAGTATTTGGCCGGCCTGGTGCATGGTCTGGATTGGAAAAGGACCCGCTTGGAACATCGGCTGGATATCATGGATGAGACCCTAAAGGATAGAGGTGCACCCGAGGTCAATGAGGCAGCGGAGACCATTCAGGCATTCGACACCGAATACCACACCCTGCGGATCGATAACTCCCTGCGCTATTCCCATGATGGAGTCCAGGATCAGCGATTCAAGGGCTTCTTGTCCTTCAATTACTTCGATCGGGTACGGAAGCGTATGCTCACCGATGTGACCGACCTCTCCCGACTGGACCTTTCTTCCGACACGACCGATTATCTGGCCCTGAGCACACGTCATACCTGGACTGGAAGTGTACATGACCGTGTGGATTTCCAAGTAGGATGGGACGGCTCCTGGGAACAATCGACCGGACAACGCATCGATGGCACACCCGAGCTTTTTCAGGCGGCAGGTTTTGCCTCCCTCGAGTGGAAATTGTCCGAACGATGGCTTCTCCGTCCGGGTTTGCGCTACGGATATCATGAGCTCTTCGCTATGCCCTTCATACCGAGTATCGCTCTGCGCTATCGCAAGAATGAACATACCTGGCGCCTGTCGGTCGGCCAGGGATTCAGAGCACCTGATTTCAAGGAGCTCTATTTGGCGTTCTACGATGCCAATCACAATGTCTATGGCAATGAGGATCTGCGACCTGAGAGTAGTCTTAATCTCAATGCAGCCTACAATTATTCCCGAACCTACTCCGGTTGGCAGATAGAGATGGATGCATCCCTTTTCTATAACGATGTAGATGACCTGATCGCACTGGCACAGGTAGGGGAGGCAAGTTCGACATCCATTCCGCCTTACTCCTATCTCAACCTGGATGAGGTGATCACCCAAGGAACACGCATTGATCTCGGATTGACCAAAGACAATACTTCGGTGCGCTTGGGCTGGGGCTTGACCGGTAGAGAAGATATCACTGAGGGCCAAGTGCTCACTCCGATGAACTATTTCCATCAAGTCAATAGCTCGCTCTCTCATCGATTTGAGAAGCTCGGTCTCACTTGTGACATCATGGGGTCATACAATGGCGCACAGACCACCGTGATCCTCCAAGAGGATGAAGAAGAAGTCCTGAGTTTCTATCAGGAGGAATACTTTATGGTCGATCTTGCCTTGGGAAAAGAATTCTTCGACCGTTCCTTGACCTTGAGAACAGGTGTTCGCAATCTATTGGATATCAGCGTTATAAATGCGGGTTCGACCTTGTCTGGACATAGCGGTGGATCGACCTCCGTACCCATTGGGACAGGTAGGAATGTCTTTATCAGTCTGGACTATACACTGGATCGGGATGCGCGGAAATAAG
Above is a window of Flavobacteriales bacterium DNA encoding:
- a CDS encoding TonB-dependent receptor; the encoded protein is MLFFSLRAEAQCILTITDEQGEALPGVSVIWEDGEAVRGVSSNEWGQVEIPESWYATSSLIEIEVQQIGSISLHDSIQCPSRRFFVLKKDPMYLNEVVITGQYGVSDQRSAVHRVEVIDEEELDRISTSDISDILQHSGELQIRRNGVIGTGINIQGLGDRNVKVTINEVPVVGRVDGKLDLDQLDVQDIERIEIVKGPMAVSYGTDAIAGVINIITKKAVEQQDRLQLRGYYSSEGQYDAFADWSSDAGKYDYRLKLGRRYFDGWSPSDPFFRNQEPVADDRRNSLWNPKEQYLAGLVHGLDWKRTRLEHRLDIMDETLKDRGAPEVNEAAETIQAFDTEYHTLRIDNSLRYSHDGVQDQRFKGFLSFNYFDRVRKRMLTDVTDLSRLDLSSDTTDYLALSTRHTWTGSVHDRVDFQVGWDGSWEQSTGQRIDGTPELFQAAGFASLEWKLSERWLLRPGLRYGYHELFAMPFIPSIALRYRKNEHTWRLSVGQGFRAPDFKELYLAFYDANHNVYGNEDLRPESSLNLNAAYNYSRTYSGWQIEMDASLFYNDVDDLIALAQVGEASSTSIPPYSYLNLDEVITQGTRIDLGLTKDNTSVRLGWGLTGREDITEGQVLTPMNYFHQVNSSLSHRFEKLGLTCDIMGSYNGAQTTVILQEDEEEVLSFYQEEYFMVDLALGKEFFDRSLTLRTGVRNLLDISVINAGSTLSGHSGGSTSVPIGTGRNVFISLDYTLDRDARK